A DNA window from Streptomyces bacillaris contains the following coding sequences:
- a CDS encoding winged helix DNA-binding domain-containing protein has product MSWRAANARRLARQHLRTPAPDISPADVVGTVLGAHAQVLSAAELSVGLRGKDLTRTDVRTALWAEDPARRTLVKTFGPRGTVHLLPAAELPLWTGALSAVPAGPNPFATGARMTPEQVEEVVAAIGEALTGAELTVDELSDEVVARTGPWAGDLVVPGFQQMWPRWRQVLHLAGHRGALAYAPNRGRRATYTNPGCTPLPGPEAQAALAERYLYAYGPATPAHFARWLAAPRQWAAGLFASLAGSGAIEEVAFEGVGPAWVVAGDTDFPAEPVRGVRLLPYFDAFTIASYPRERLFPGRASERALSPTGQAGNHPVLLVDGEVAGVWHQRRSGRRIAVTVEPLGGRGALSGARLRELEEEVERVGAVMEGRAELTVGVVRVGPHA; this is encoded by the coding sequence GTGAGCTGGCGGGCGGCGAACGCGCGGCGGCTGGCCCGCCAGCATCTGCGGACCCCGGCACCGGACATCTCCCCCGCCGATGTGGTGGGCACGGTGCTCGGCGCACACGCCCAGGTGCTGTCGGCGGCCGAACTCTCGGTGGGGCTGCGCGGCAAGGACCTCACCCGCACGGACGTGCGTACGGCGTTGTGGGCCGAGGACCCGGCCCGCCGGACCCTGGTCAAGACGTTCGGGCCACGCGGCACGGTCCATCTGCTGCCCGCGGCGGAGCTGCCCCTGTGGACCGGCGCGCTCTCCGCCGTACCGGCGGGCCCGAACCCGTTCGCCACGGGCGCCCGGATGACCCCGGAGCAGGTGGAGGAGGTCGTGGCGGCGATCGGGGAGGCGCTGACCGGGGCGGAGCTGACCGTCGACGAGCTGTCGGACGAGGTCGTCGCCAGGACCGGGCCGTGGGCCGGGGACCTGGTGGTGCCGGGCTTCCAGCAGATGTGGCCGCGCTGGCGGCAGGTCCTGCACCTGGCGGGCCACCGGGGCGCGCTGGCCTACGCCCCGAACCGGGGCCGCAGAGCGACGTACACGAACCCCGGCTGCACCCCGCTGCCCGGCCCGGAGGCGCAGGCGGCCCTGGCCGAGCGGTACCTGTACGCGTACGGCCCGGCGACCCCGGCCCACTTCGCCCGCTGGCTGGCCGCCCCCAGGCAGTGGGCGGCCGGGCTGTTCGCCTCGCTGGCCGGTTCCGGGGCGATCGAGGAGGTCGCCTTCGAGGGCGTCGGCCCCGCCTGGGTGGTGGCGGGTGACACGGACTTCCCGGCCGAGCCGGTACGGGGAGTGCGCCTGCTCCCCTACTTCGACGCGTTCACCATCGCCTCGTACCCCCGCGAGCGGCTCTTCCCGGGCCGGGCGTCCGAGCGGGCGCTCAGCCCCACCGGGCAGGCGGGGAACCACCCGGTGCTGCTGGTGGACGGGGAGGTCGCGGGCGTCTGGCACCAGCGCCGTTCGGGGCGGCGGATCGCGGTGACGGTGGAGCCGCTGGGGGGACGGGGAGCGCTGTCGGGGGCGCGGCTGCGGGAGCTGGAGGAGGAGGTGGAGCGGGTGGGCGCGGTCATGGAGGGGCGGGCGGAGCTGACGGTGGGGGTGGTGAGGGTGGGGCCGCATGCGTAG
- a CDS encoding class I SAM-dependent methyltransferase, which translates to MSEQPPPSPTPPAPHTPPLSFASPASRDRFEALVAEADAVSVDGWDFSWLDGRATEQRPSWGYARAMADRLAGARAALDIQTGGGEVLAAAPVLPPLTVATESWPPNIARATARLHPLGAVVVADADEPPLPFGDAAFDLVVSRHPVTTWWEEIARVLAPGGTYFSQQVGPASVFELVEYFLGPQPPEVRRARDPEDARAAAEAAGLDVVGLRAERLRTEFFDIGAVVYFLRKVIWMVPGFTVEQYRPQLAALHRRIEEDGPFIAHTARFLIEARKPL; encoded by the coding sequence ATGTCCGAACAGCCCCCTCCGTCCCCCACCCCGCCCGCCCCGCACACCCCGCCCCTCTCCTTCGCCTCCCCGGCCTCCCGCGACCGCTTCGAGGCCCTCGTCGCCGAGGCCGACGCCGTCTCCGTGGACGGCTGGGACTTCTCCTGGCTGGACGGGCGGGCCACCGAGCAGCGCCCCTCCTGGGGGTACGCCCGCGCCATGGCCGACCGGCTCGCCGGTGCCCGGGCCGCGCTCGACATCCAGACCGGGGGCGGTGAAGTGCTGGCCGCCGCGCCGGTCCTCCCGCCCCTCACCGTGGCCACCGAGTCCTGGCCGCCGAACATCGCCCGGGCCACCGCCCGGCTGCACCCCCTGGGCGCCGTCGTCGTCGCGGACGCGGACGAGCCGCCGCTGCCCTTCGGGGACGCGGCCTTCGACCTGGTGGTGAGCCGGCATCCGGTGACCACCTGGTGGGAGGAGATCGCCCGGGTGCTCGCCCCCGGAGGCACGTACTTCTCCCAGCAGGTCGGACCGGCCAGCGTCTTCGAACTCGTCGAGTACTTCCTCGGCCCGCAGCCGCCCGAGGTGCGCCGCGCCCGCGACCCCGAGGACGCCCGCGCCGCCGCCGAGGCCGCCGGGCTGGACGTCGTCGGCCTGCGGGCCGAGCGGTTGCGCACCGAGTTCTTCGACATCGGGGCGGTCGTCTACTTCCTCCGCAAGGTGATCTGGATGGTGCCCGGCTTCACCGTCGAGCAGTACCGTCCCCAACTGGCCGCCCTGCACCGGAGGATCGAGGAGGACGGGCCGTTCATCGCCCATACCGCGCGCTTCCTGATCGAGGCCCGCAAGCCTCTGTGA
- a CDS encoding prepilin peptidase yields the protein MYLALLAVAAVWGGATGWLIPRAAYRFAVEPEEPWRTTCPAGHPFTGPFGGWLGPARCAPCGSRARTPVRYGDEHAAPVPEPPGPSVPPPAEPPVPEPLEAPAPQPPPGAPVPQASAPPEASEPQPLPGPPAPWVSAPTGPPVPYAPGTLAPLTTVLACLALAAATGARPELTGWLLLAPVAVLLATVDRRVHRLPDPLTLPLAAATVLVLGGAALLPGHAGSWTSALLGGAVLGGFYLLLFLINPNGMGFGDVKLALALGVALGWYGWAVLFLGGFAGFLFGAAYGLGLVLLRRAGRRTGIPFGPFMIAGALTGLLLGALAA from the coding sequence GTGTACCTCGCGCTGCTCGCCGTCGCCGCTGTCTGGGGTGGAGCCACCGGATGGCTGATCCCGCGCGCCGCGTACCGGTTCGCCGTCGAGCCCGAGGAACCCTGGCGCACCACGTGTCCCGCCGGGCACCCGTTCACCGGACCGTTCGGCGGCTGGCTCGGCCCGGCCCGCTGCGCCCCCTGCGGCTCGCGTGCGCGGACACCCGTACGGTACGGAGACGAGCACGCCGCCCCCGTACCGGAGCCTCCGGGCCCCTCCGTCCCGCCACCCGCCGAGCCCCCCGTACCGGAGCCTCTGGAAGCCCCCGCGCCGCAGCCACCCCCTGGGGCCCCCGTGCCGCAGGCTTCCGCACCTCCCGAAGCCTCCGAGCCGCAGCCACTCCCCGGACCTCCCGCCCCGTGGGTTTCTGCGCCCACCGGACCCCCCGTCCCCTACGCCCCCGGCACCCTCGCCCCCCTCACCACCGTCCTCGCCTGCCTCGCGCTCGCCGCAGCCACGGGGGCCCGGCCCGAGCTGACCGGGTGGTTGCTGCTGGCGCCCGTCGCGGTCCTCCTGGCCACCGTCGACCGCCGGGTCCACCGGCTGCCCGACCCCCTCACCCTGCCCCTCGCCGCCGCCACCGTCCTGGTGCTCGGCGGGGCCGCCCTGCTCCCCGGACACGCCGGGTCCTGGACCTCCGCGCTGCTCGGCGGGGCGGTGCTCGGCGGCTTCTACCTCCTGCTCTTCCTCATCAACCCGAACGGCATGGGCTTCGGCGATGTGAAGCTGGCCCTCGCCCTGGGCGTCGCCCTCGGCTGGTACGGCTGGGCGGTGCTGTTCCTGGGCGGGTTCGCCGGGTTCCTGTTCGGCGCGGCGTACGGACTCGGGCTCGTCCTGCTGCGCCGGGCGGGGCGCAGGACCGGCATCCCGTTCGGCCCGTTCATGATCGCGGGGGCGCTGACCGGCCTGCTCCTGGGTGCCCTGGCGGCCTGA
- a CDS encoding DUF192 domain-containing protein has protein sequence MRTRRWRDGDGTLTVDGGPEARRVPLRIAASYRTRARGLLGRDGIDGALLITPCASVHTFRMRFAIDVAYLDRQFTVLAVRTMKPGRLGLPRLRARHVVEAEAGAMERWGVRPGVRVRLRAAGTSWGREESGAPWRRDGSGAF, from the coding sequence ATGAGAACGCGGAGATGGCGGGACGGCGACGGGACGCTGACGGTCGACGGGGGCCCGGAGGCCCGGCGGGTGCCGCTGCGGATAGCGGCCTCGTACCGGACCAGGGCCCGGGGGCTGCTCGGGCGGGACGGGATCGACGGCGCGTTGCTGATCACCCCGTGCGCGAGCGTGCACACCTTCCGGATGCGGTTCGCGATCGATGTGGCTTACCTGGACCGGCAGTTCACCGTACTGGCGGTCCGGACGATGAAGCCCGGCCGCCTGGGCCTCCCCCGTCTGCGGGCCCGCCATGTGGTGGAGGCGGAGGCGGGGGCGATGGAGCGGTGGGGGGTACGGCCGGGGGTCCGGGTCCGGCTGCGGGCGGCGGGAACGTCCTGGGGGCGGGAGGAGTCCGGGGCACCTTGGAGGCGGGACGGGTCCGGGGCGTTCTAG